A single genomic interval of Nitratidesulfovibrio sp. SRB-5 harbors:
- a CDS encoding Hsp20/alpha crystallin family protein, translating to MANFKLWKSEELQRLRSESDRMFDRLCSGLGLPSVCQPLMEPALRMIDTPDAVVVEAQLPGVTAEDLDIVITGSMLLVRCAQSATCGIGESSSRYESRFMLPCKVRTEDVEAELDEGVLRITMPKCRRPEARRVPVRTGRAG from the coding sequence ATGGCCAACTTCAAGTTGTGGAAAAGCGAGGAATTGCAGCGTCTGAGAAGCGAGAGCGACCGGATGTTCGACCGGTTGTGCTCGGGCCTTGGCCTGCCCTCGGTCTGCCAGCCGCTGATGGAACCGGCGTTGCGCATGATCGACACCCCCGATGCGGTGGTGGTCGAGGCGCAGTTGCCGGGCGTTACCGCAGAAGACCTCGACATCGTCATTACCGGCTCCATGCTCCTCGTACGTTGCGCCCAAAGCGCCACCTGCGGCATCGGTGAATCCAGCAGCCGGTATGAAAGCCGCTTCATGCTGCCGTGCAAGGTCCGCACGGAAGACGTGGAGGCGGAACTGGACGAGGGCGTCCTGCGCATCACCATGCCCAAGTGCCGCAGGCCCGAAGCGCGCCGTGTTCCCGTCAGGACCGGCCGGGCCGGTTGA